CAAGGCGAAGAAGGCGGCGCCCAAAAAGTGAAGTATTGAAGTGGAAATACTTAAAACCAACGGCTCTTTTAAGAGCCACCCACTACTGTCCGAAAAAGGGCTGATACACTCGGTCATTGTGCTCTGCGCCCGCAGCGGTGCTGACCACACGCCGTTATCCGTGCGGGACGGGGCGTTCGGCTGTGTTAATGACGGGAAGTCGAGCTTCCGGCCGTGAAGacatgggaaaaataaagtttgcgATCCCTTggaaaaagctttctgcaggcTGGCTTTTTTGAGCACCGCAAGGGGGTGCCTTTGTTAAAGGGACCGGTTAGGGCGGGCATCTCTGGGGCGCACAGGTTTCTCGGTGCTTTAACCAGCACAGCGCTGTTCCtaacagcagctcctgcctcttAGGGACCGTAGCCGTCGGCACGGTCCTTGGCAATGACGCCCCGCGTCCTTAGCAATGACCTCTTTCCTCTCGGCAGCGCCGTCAAGGGTCGGCGGGGTGCCTCCTAATTTCTGCCTGACCTCACGGCACCGCTTCTAGAGCGGGAGCTGCCGGTGTGGGAGGCGGGCAGCTCTGCCGACTCTTCTCCCCGCAGCCCGGGCGCAGCGCGGCGGCTCTGCCGGCAGCTGTCCCGAGCCGCGCCCGGGGACTGGGAGCCGCAGCCCGAGCGGAGCGGCGAGGGGCTCCCCGCGGCTGTCAGCGCTCAGCCTCGGGCCTCTTCTGATTGGATGATGGGGGGAGCCGCGGCCGCTAATTGGTCGCCTGGGAGAATTCGAAAAGCCCGCGCTGCTGCCACCGTACGGAGCGCGGCCGGCGCCAGCTCCGGGAGTTTGTCCCCGGTCCACGCGTCCCGGGGAAGCTCATCCTCCGAAAGCCTTAGGTCTGTACTTTTTTCCTGGTCTGCAGGGCTAATTGCTGTCTCccataaagaaaaagataaccCTGGAGCAATCATAAGACTACTAcgcaaaaaataataaaaaaggcttttttatctttatatatttttttccaagagtaTGTGTTAATGAAACTATTAGGACATCTATTAATTTCTATTTGTGATCGACTGGTGTGcttcatgaaatgaaaatcatttaacGGTAATGCTTACATTTATTGGAAAAGGATTTATTCCGAAGTGCTTGTCAACACATCTTAAACTGTTTAGAGGTGTAAGATATATTCCAGAGATTAACCTTTTTATTTAGTGCAAACTCTTATAACTGTATTCTTAAAAAGGTttctatttacattttgtttatgTCTGAAGTTAATTTTCAAGCCTGTTAAACACCGAGACATGCAACTGTGTTAAAGCTCTTTCAGGGAAAACGTGGGTGGCTCTGAAAAGAGCCTTTGGGTTAAAAACAGGATCCGCGGCGCCCTACTTGGAGCTGGTGTACTTGGTGACCGCCTTGGTGCCCTCGGAGACGGCGTGCTTGGCCAGCTcgccgggcagcagcagccgcacGGCCGTCTGGATCTCCCGCGAGGTGATGGTCGAGCGCTTGTTGTAGTGCGCCAGGCGCGACGCCTCGCCGGCGATGCGCTCGAAGATGTCGTTGACGAAGGAGTTCATGATGCCCATGGCCTTGGACGAGATGCCCGTGTCGGGGTGCACCTGCTTCAGCACCTTGTACACGTAGATCGAGTAGCTCTCCTTGCGGCTCTTCTTGCGCTTCTTGTCGCCCTTCTTCTGCGTCTTGGTGACGGCTTTCTTGGAGCCCTTCTTGGGCGCGGGAGCAGACTTGGCCGGCTCGGGCATTTTGACAGCGCCTTCCCCTCGTACCGAACAGGAACAGCAGCTAAGATGGCTGCGGCGCACCGTATTTATAGGGCTGCTATGCAAATAAAGCGGCTCTGACTCGTGCCACGCAATTGGACCCCGGCTCGCGGCTGTTCCTTTGTGTCTATTGGCGGCGGCGCGATCCGGTCTCGCATTGGCTCCTCGCACCGTGCCTGGCGCCAGCCAATCACCGGGGCTATTCCCGCCCAGGGAAGGGATAAAAGGCAAGGGCCCAGGGGCTGGGAAAGCTTTATCCGGCGTTTTCTTGTTAGCGGGGTTTGCGGTTGGTTCTGTTCGCTAAACAGCAAAGCGATGTCTGGTCGTGGGAAGCAGGGCGGCAAAGTGAGGGCCAAGGCCAAGTCGCGCTCTTCTCGGGCCGGGCTGCAGTTCCCCGTGGGCCGCGTGCACCGGCTGCTGCGGAAAGGTAACTATGCTGAGCGGGTCGGGGCTGGAGCGCCCGTCTACATGGCGGCCGTGCTGGAGTACCTGACGGCCGAGATCCTGGAGCTGGCGGGCAACGCGGCCCGCGACAACAAGAAGACGCGCATCATCCCCCGCCACCTGCAGCTGGCCATCCGCAACGACGAGGAGCTCAACAAGCTGCTGGGCAAGGTCACCATCGCGCAGGGCGGGGTGCTGCCCAACATCCaggccgtgctgctgcccaaGAAGACTGAAAGCCATAAGGCTAAGAGCAAATAAGCTCAATCAATGAAGctgcttagatttttttaaggcatAATATAACCCAAAGGCTCTTTTCAGAGCCACCCACACAATCAGAAAAGAGTTGGGTTGCTTCTTTGTGATAGTGCTTTTAGTATCAAGTGTCTCTTTTAtgctgtctttgttttcatggtTAAATCTATGCTCTGTAACAGTATCTCAATTTTAGGTTCCTACATAAGATGTCAGATATTTCAATTATAACTCATTATTTCCAACAAAGAAAAGCTAGATATATTCGCAGTTTTGTActagatgcttttttttcttataagtATTCGTTTTATTcaatctgttcatttttattgaCGCTTTATATTGCATGTCATGGTCTTATGCTGTGAAATTAAGGGGGATGAGAGGTAGCTAAAAGGTGAGAAAAACACCATGGTACATGATAAGAAAATAAGTGAATGAACTGACTCCAGGTGACTATCTAACAATGAGGAACGGTTTCCTTAGCAGGCCCttggtcttttaaaaataaataaagttttcctGTGGCTGTACTTTGTTATTTAGATATTGAATTGGGAATGTCTTAGggaatagtttattttaatctggACCCTTAACTAGTTGGTCTTAAGCAGTAAATCACCAACTGTAGAATCTTTTCATTCAGAAGAAACCAGCACTGATAAGTTCCTGTTTAAAGCAGGATTTTCAGATGtgaaagtcttttaaaattacctCATGGTGCATTGCTATTCCTCTGTTAACAGTGGGTAGTGTTACATGAATAAATCCTATACTTTTCTGGCACAAATGTCACCCAAGAACACGATGCTAAAGCACTTTGGATTGTCTGGTGTGGATTATTAGAAAGGTTGCTGGATTCCTCTTGTGAGGGTGTTTGTTCCCAGAAACTGCCCATGACTGCCACGAGGCCATAGCTCTCACCTGTGCAGCGTGTCtgtcccctccatccccagaggaggaggagcagagctctagaggaagaaaaataccacCTATAGCAAGGCAAACACCTCCCCCCCAGctacacacatgcacaccccAGCTGTAGCAGAGATGCTCTTTAGGGAGAGCTCTCATATCTGAAGTGAGATATTGGGGATAATTTGCGCAGAGACATAATGGAGGAGAGATACCTGGGGCAGAAAAGTGGTCTGACATGGTAGCAGTATCTGTGTTTAATGGTTCTGTTCTACAGtgatataaaaaatatgttctaacatgcatattttgtttatattgaGTCTCCAGAATGGAGttctttgtgtgtctgtgtgttttgaGGATTGCAATAGCTGGATTAAAGCAATGCAATGCCATAAAAAGCCTGGGGGCTGGAGGCATCTGTACCCAGGTGTGGGATCAGATTGTGAACGAGGCAATCAGATCCTGGACATGGCAATCAGTTGGAAACATGGGAGAGGGCCCCTGCCCTTTGCTGCATGCAGGGGTAAGTCCAGCACGGCTTGTAAAACTCTTCTTTTTGTCTGACCAGCAATTCACCATTTTTCTCTACAATCTCATTCTAAGCACTGCCTATTTCTCTCAATGCTCTTCTCAAATCTGTAGTTTTACCCTCTGTAATATTTACATCCACTTCTAAGCATTCCCTATTTTTGTTCTTAGCTACTAGTGGTTGTACGAGTTGTGATTCCGGTGCTGCCACCACACCGAGGCTCCAAACTTGTGTGTCCTGTAAGTCAAACAGTTCTAAGGTAAAATGAGTTACATGATAAGAGTGCTGGCCAACCTTCAGCAATTAAAGACCGGTGATTTTCAAGCAAATTAAGctggatgaaaaaaacaaagaacaacaaaaaaaaaaagccaaaacccTCCCCCAAATAATGTAGGTTAATTAGATTCAGCAGTAACTCAGTAATGTCAGTCTATATACCAAGCCTTAGAGTTGCATAGtttaaaagcaacattaaaGATTTGTGCATAatttttcacctttattttcaaTGTTAAGTATAAAggcacactttaaaaaaaaaaaacaaaaaaaaaaaacaactccctAATTTGCATTATTCCAGGTGTAGTAGATATAGACACAGATATAAATTGCCACTTAAGCTTTCAAGAAAATCAAGAGTAACTCTGAAGTCATATATAATTCACTcatgtgatgattttttttatttatgataaTGTTTGATCCATGTAACACTTATTGTCTCCAAGCCACAGTGAAAGCAACTTCATTAGGAACTTTACTGAgcaacacctttttttctttctgtctgaagTGGTTTTTGTATAAGAAAAGCTGCTGGTCCATGACAGAGCTGGCAATATCACTAGCAGAAACACTTGGGAACCACCTGTCTGTGGCCACTACCGGCAAGGCAGCTACCCAGGAAGTATGATATCGAAGTATTGCAAATATGTTGCACACCTTGGGGAAAGGGGGTTGCAGTAATCAATCTGTAAGCTACTGGTCTCAGCCTCTGCACCACGGTTCTGACAGAATACTGGAAGGTGATTTTTCTGGTGTTTCAGTGCTTATACTGCTAGAGGAGAAAGTGGCACAAGGATATTCACCCTGCACTAGGAGTCATGAAGAAATTATAActctaaaagaagaaaatatttcctgtaatTCCTTTAGGATTTGTTAAGTATTCAGATGctggtttaaaatgttttgacacTCCACTGCTTCAGGAAACTTGTCTAGACACAGAACTTCAGGTATAAAGAACAAAGCAGACAATGTGCAGCCAAATGGTAATTGCTGGTAACAGCTTGGCAGGTCCACCACGGGCATGCCTTCCAGGTGCTCTGTGAGTAACCTGAGTTCTTCCTGTTCAGTCACGAGgcaacaaaatgaaagctgcttttaCCAAATCAAGTTGTATACATTtgataggtatttttttttactttcatttcagtACAAACTTATTTACAATAATTTCAAATTGTAGTAATAGTTATAATCATAGAAAAGGCTTGTAATTTCTTGGATACCTGTAagttaaaacatgaaaatctcTGTCACATTGTCCCtctaatttaatattttctgccAAGACATATGATGGAGATGTGACCCAAGTGATGTAAGTTGtgttcagaaattaaattatataaacATCTGTacaaatttaaaaggaattaaattattttaagggGTAGAGAGTTTGGACATGCACAAAATGCTAATAGTATAAGCAAATGGCAAGTGTCACTATCATAGGTTTTATTCTGAGTGTAAAATaagatttgaaaatacattttaatatgtaGGCTCTTAAGTCTTGGCTAGTTCACCTACTTTTCAACACAGCCTGACATATTCTCAGAAGCATATGTGCCAAGTTCATTAGCAGAGATGTGAAGCAACGAACTTTTTGGCCATGTAAGTTGaaggaaatatatttgcttgtcgttctttttttcagtgcttattCAGACACGCTCTGGTAATGTTCAAAACGTTAAAAGTTTCCTTTCATTTACCATCTCCATCCACGCATTAGCGAGCAATTCCCCATTTCGGGGgcagcttgggggggggggggggggggaggaaggagatggGAGGAAGGGCCGAGGACCCTCCTGCGCGCCCGAGTTGCTGATTTGTGCCGTAGGAGGCTCAGGACCGCGCATTTCCCACCCGAGCCGCTCAGTGAGCGGCCGCCGAGTCGCGTAGCGCTTCGCTCCCCGATCCCCCTCGCACCGAGCTGCGGATGCGGGCACGAAAGCACCGAACGCTCGCGGCCCGAACTCCCGGACTGGGCAGATGAAGAGAGCGGCTGCCAGGAGCGAAGCCCCCGAGAAGGCGAAGAACGCGTGGAACGGCCGCGCTCCCTTTGTTCGGTGCGAGCGCGGCCGAGGAAAtggcccccgctgccccctcgCCAAGCGGAAGAGAGAAcgggcggaggggggggggcggagtCGTCGCGCAGGGCCCGGGATTGGCCGGATTTTGCCGCAGACCCTcgggcagggccgggctgcgccggggagccccggggctgctgcggaCCCGGCCCCGCGCAGGGGCACGGCCGGGACCGGGAGGGACCGAGGCCGGCGGGAGCCGAGCAGGGAGCCCCGAGCGCGGGGAGCGCCGGGCGGGAGCCCCCGAGCGGGCGAGGCCGCGGCTAAGGGCGAGGCacggggcgggcggcgccggGGCAGAAAGAGGCCGAACNNNNNNNNNNNNNNNNNNNNNNNNNNNNNNNNNNNNNNNNNNNNNNNNNNNNNNNNNNNNNNNNNNNNNNNNNNNNNNNNNNNNNNNNNNNNNNNNNNNNNNNNNNNNNNNNNNNNNNNNNNNNNNNNNNNNNNNNNNNNNNNNNNNNNNNNNNNNNNNNNNNNNNNNNNNNNNNNNNNNNNNNNNNNNNNNNNNNNNNNNNNNNNNNNNNNNNNNNNNNNNNNNNNNNNNNNNNNNNNNNNNNNNNNNNNNNNNNNNNNNNNNNNNNNNNNNNNNNNNNNNNNNNNNNNNNNNNNNNNNNNNNNNNNNNNNNNNNNNNNNNNNNNNNNNNNNNNNNNNNNNNNNNNNNNNNNNNNNNNNNNNNNNNNNNNNNNNNNNNNNNNNNNNNNNNNNNNNNNNNNNNNNNNNNNNNNNNNNNNNNNNNNNNNNNNNNNNNNNNNNNNNNNNNNNNNNNNNNNNNNNNNNNN
The nucleotide sequence above comes from Oxyura jamaicensis isolate SHBP4307 breed ruddy duck chromosome 1, BPBGC_Ojam_1.0, whole genome shotgun sequence. Encoded proteins:
- the LOC118172165 gene encoding histone H2B 1/2/3/4/6 — encoded protein: MPEPAKSAPAPKKGSKKAVTKTQKKGDKKRKKSRKESYSIYVYKVLKQVHPDTGISSKAMGIMNSFVNDIFERIAGEASRLAHYNKRSTITSREIQTAVRLLLPGELAKHAVSEGTKAVTKYTSSK
- the LOC118172150 gene encoding histone H2A.J, which translates into the protein MSGRGKQGGKVRAKAKSRSSRAGLQFPVGRVHRLLRKGNYAERVGAGAPVYMAAVLEYLTAEILELAGNAARDNKKTRIIPRHLQLAIRNDEELNKLLGKVTIAQGGVLPNIQAVLLPKKTESHKAKSK